Proteins from a single region of Campylobacter sputorum:
- the ftsZ gene encoding cell division protein FtsZ → MGNFTVEENKKTYGAKIKVIGVGGGGGNMINHIIREGANVEQVDLIVANTDAQALDGSFAKTKIQLGEKLTRGLGAGMTPDVGKNSAEESRDEIKSALEYSDIVFIAAGFGGGTGTGAAPIIASIAQEINALTIGVVTTPFPFEGKKRKTIALNGIEEFKKECNSVIIIPNEKLLGLVDKKASLKDCFKMVDSVLAKAVCGMYSVILEHGESDVNVDFADVRKVMSNRGLAIIGVGVSDGEDAANEAIKEAISSPLLDNSSIDGAVGVLVHFKIGPQCSLFEITAAMNLVHEAADEDAIIIFGTTTDPNIVDNKVEVTIIATGFKGKNEELKPSEAEIKKPESLLRLKVSGGYDEFDISQDLDRPAYTRYNMD, encoded by the coding sequence ATGGGCAATTTTACTGTTGAAGAAAATAAAAAGACATACGGAGCTAAGATTAAGGTTATAGGTGTTGGTGGCGGTGGCGGCAATATGATAAATCATATTATAAGAGAGGGTGCAAATGTTGAACAAGTTGATTTAATAGTTGCAAATACTGACGCACAAGCTTTAGATGGATCATTTGCTAAAACTAAAATTCAACTTGGGGAAAAACTTACAAGAGGTCTTGGCGCTGGAATGACCCCAGATGTTGGAAAAAATTCAGCCGAAGAAAGCAGAGATGAGATAAAAAGTGCATTAGAATATTCTGATATAGTTTTTATAGCAGCTGGTTTTGGTGGAGGAACTGGAACTGGTGCAGCTCCTATAATAGCAAGTATTGCCCAAGAAATAAATGCATTAACCATAGGTGTTGTAACAACTCCATTTCCTTTTGAAGGTAAAAAGCGTAAAACAATAGCTTTAAATGGTATTGAAGAATTTAAAAAAGAGTGTAATTCTGTTATTATCATACCAAATGAAAAACTACTAGGATTGGTTGATAAGAAAGCTAGTTTAAAAGATTGTTTTAAAATGGTTGATAGTGTTTTAGCCAAAGCTGTTTGTGGTATGTATTCTGTTATATTAGAACATGGTGAAAGCGATGTAAATGTTGATTTTGCGGATGTTAGAAAAGTTATGTCAAATAGAGGATTAGCCATCATTGGAGTCGGTGTTAGTGATGGAGAAGATGCTGCAAATGAAGCTATAAAAGAGGCTATATCATCTCCTCTTTTAGATAATTCATCTATAGATGGGGCAGTTGGAGTTCTTGTGCATTTTAAAATTGGTCCACAATGTTCACTTTTTGAGATAACTGCTGCAATGAATTTGGTTCATGAAGCTGCTGATGAAGATGCTATAATTATATTTGGAACAACAACTGATCCAAATATAGTAGATAATAAAGTTGAAGTTACTATAATAGCAACTGGTTTTAAGGGTAAAAATGAAGAATTAAAACCATCTGAAGCTGAAATTAAAAAACCAGAAAGTTTGCTAAGATTAAAAGTTAGTGGTGGATATGATGAATTTGATATATCTCAAGATTTAGATAGACCCGCCTATACTAGATATAATATGGATTAA
- a CDS encoding anaerobic C4-dicarboxylate transporter, which produces MDFLTNLSSPTQFWIELVIVLMCLFYGAKKGGIALGLLGGIGLVFMIFFLGTQPGKPAISVILTILAVVTASATLQASGGLDCLLQIAEKILRKNPKYVSILAPIVTCTLTILCGTGHVVYTVLPIIYDVAIKNKIRPERPMAASSISSQMGIVASPVSVAVVTLTAFLVSGKAHLENFNGYTDLLKITIPSTFFGVIVVGIWSMFRGKDLDKDLDFQERIKNPVEKDKIYGGDVATLIGVKIDSKKWIAMWIFVITVAVVAILGYFSDLRPAFANAKGVVKPIGMTETIQIFMLLAGALIIIFTNTNAANIAKNDVFRSGMVAMVAVFGISWMAETMFGAHLDMLKNTLGGVVTEHPWTYAIMLLLISKFVNSQAAALTAFVPLALGVGVSPGIIVAFAPACYGYYILPTYPSDLAAIQFDRSGTTKIGKYVINHSFILPGLIGVFSSCVAGYILANLYGYL; this is translated from the coding sequence ATGGATTTCTTAACAAATCTTAGTAGTCCAACTCAGTTTTGGATAGAACTTGTAATAGTTCTAATGTGTCTTTTTTATGGTGCAAAAAAAGGTGGTATTGCCCTTGGTTTATTGGGCGGTATAGGTCTTGTATTTATGATTTTTTTCCTTGGAACTCAACCGGGAAAGCCTGCAATTAGCGTTATTTTGACAATACTTGCAGTTGTTACTGCAAGTGCAACACTTCAAGCAAGCGGTGGACTTGATTGCCTTCTTCAGATAGCTGAAAAAATACTTAGAAAAAATCCTAAATATGTTTCAATACTAGCCCCTATTGTTACTTGTACCTTAACTATACTTTGTGGAACAGGACATGTTGTTTATACTGTTTTGCCAATAATTTATGATGTTGCTATAAAAAATAAAATTCGCCCAGAAAGACCGATGGCTGCAAGTTCTATATCTTCGCAAATGGGTATTGTTGCAAGTCCTGTTTCTGTTGCTGTTGTAACACTAACTGCTTTTTTAGTTAGTGGAAAAGCTCATCTTGAAAATTTCAACGGTTATACGGATTTGCTTAAGATTACTATACCATCTACATTTTTTGGTGTCATTGTTGTTGGAATTTGGTCTATGTTTAGAGGAAAAGATTTAGATAAAGATTTGGATTTTCAAGAAAGGATTAAGAATCCTGTTGAAAAAGATAAAATTTATGGTGGGGATGTTGCAACGCTAATTGGTGTTAAAATTGATTCTAAAAAATGGATAGCTATGTGGATATTTGTTATTACTGTTGCTGTTGTTGCAATTTTAGGATATTTTAGTGATCTTCGTCCAGCTTTTGCAAATGCAAAAGGAGTTGTAAAGCCTATTGGAATGACAGAAACTATTCAAATTTTTATGCTTTTAGCCGGAGCTCTTATTATAATTTTTACAAATACAAATGCAGCAAATATAGCTAAAAATGATGTATTTAGATCAGGTATGGTGGCAATGGTTGCTGTTTTTGGAATTTCTTGGATGGCGGAAACTATGTTTGGTGCTCATCTTGATATGCTTAAAAATACTCTTGGCGGCGTTGTTACAGAACATCCTTGGACTTATGCAATTATGCTACTTCTTATTTCAAAATTTGTTAATTCACAAGCTGCTGCACTTACAGCTTTTGTTCCGCTTGCTTTGGGTGTTGGAGTAAGCCCTGGAATTATAGTTGCATTTGCTCCTGCTTGCTATGGATACTACATACTTCCAACTTATCCAAGTGACTTAGCTGCTATCCAATTTGATAGAAGTGGAACAACAAAAATAGGAAAATATGTTATCAATCATAGTTTTATTCTTCCAGGATTAATAGGAGTTTTTTCTTCTTGTGTTGCTGGATATATACTTGCAAATTTATACGGGTATTTATAA
- a CDS encoding fumarate hydratase produces MKIVKYNDIVENVSRLCKEACCIVTPDMKEAFLKAKDSEKSPLGKSIIEKIIKNSEISAKSGVALCQDTGMSVVFLEIGQDVKIDGGYIEDAINEGVAKGYTDGYLRKSVVNDPLFDRKNTGDNTPAIIHTKIVKGDVFKIKLAPKGFGSENKSMLKMLVPADGIEGVKKVFLEAVKLAGPNACPPMVIGVGIGGTMEKAALLAKFAAARSVDTKNSDERYAKFEEELLELANKTGVGPQGLGGTTTALKVNVEWYPTHIAGLPVAININCHAARHAEFEI; encoded by the coding sequence ATGAAGATAGTTAAATATAATGACATTGTAGAAAATGTTTCAAGGTTATGCAAAGAAGCTTGTTGTATTGTTACGCCTGATATGAAAGAAGCTTTTTTAAAGGCAAAAGATAGTGAAAAATCTCCTCTTGGAAAAAGTATAATAGAAAAAATTATAAAAAATTCCGAAATTTCAGCTAAAAGCGGCGTTGCACTTTGTCAAGATACCGGAATGAGTGTTGTATTTTTAGAAATTGGTCAAGATGTAAAGATAGATGGTGGATACATTGAAGATGCTATAAATGAAGGTGTTGCAAAAGGATATACTGATGGATATCTTAGGAAATCAGTTGTAAATGATCCATTATTTGATAGGAAAAATACAGGAGATAATACCCCTGCAATTATTCATACAAAAATAGTAAAAGGCGATGTTTTTAAAATAAAATTAGCACCAAAAGGTTTTGGAAGTGAGAATAAAAGTATGCTTAAAATGCTTGTGCCAGCTGATGGAATAGAAGGTGTTAAAAAAGTATTTTTAGAAGCTGTTAAACTAGCAGGACCAAATGCATGTCCGCCTATGGTTATAGGTGTAGGAATTGGTGGAACTATGGAAAAAGCTGCACTTTTAGCTAAATTTGCAGCTGCAAGATCTGTCGATACTAAAAATAGCGATGAAAGATATGCTAAATTTGAAGAAGAACTTTTAGAGCTTGCCAATAAAACAGGCGTTGGTCCTCAAGGACTTGGTGGCACAACTACGGCTTTAAAAGTAAATGTAGAATGGTATCCAACTCATATAGCAGGACTTCCTGTTGCTATAAATATAAATTGCCATGCAGCAAGACACGCTGAATTTGAAATTTAA
- a CDS encoding Fe-S-containing hydro-lyase translates to MSDVKKITAPFDKDVVKTLKAGDNVLISGYIIAARDAAHKALTEALARGEKLPLDFKNQVIYYVGPTPAIPGNAIGSAGPTTSGRMDKYTPTMLDLGVSGMIGKGYRSDAVVESMKKNCVVYMVAIGGTGALISQSIKKYEVLAYPELGPEAVARLEVVDFPAIVAIDCEGNDFYKQGQAPFKQI, encoded by the coding sequence ATGTCAGATGTAAAAAAAATAACTGCGCCTTTTGATAAAGATGTTGTAAAAACTCTAAAAGCAGGGGATAATGTTCTTATAAGCGGTTATATTATAGCTGCAAGGGATGCTGCTCATAAAGCATTAACAGAAGCTTTGGCAAGAGGCGAAAAACTTCCGCTTGATTTTAAAAATCAAGTGATTTACTATGTTGGACCAACGCCAGCAATTCCTGGAAATGCGATAGGTTCAGCAGGACCAACAACAAGTGGTAGAATGGATAAATATACTCCAACCATGCTAGATTTAGGGGTTAGTGGTATGATAGGAAAAGGCTATAGAAGTGATGCGGTTGTTGAGAGTATGAAGAAAAATTGCGTGGTTTATATGGTTGCAATTGGTGGAACTGGGGCGTTAATATCTCAAAGCATAAAAAAATATGAAGTTTTAGCTTATCCTGAACTTGGACCTGAAGCTGTTGCAAGGCTTGAAGTTGTAGATTTTCCAGCTATTGTTGCAATTGATTGTGAGGGCAATGATTTTTATAAACAAGGTCAAGCACCATTTAAACAAATTTAA
- a CDS encoding apolipoprotein N-acyltransferase, which produces MKQKIRYSFFSFVKFFLRTYFNTKIIIKGFVNAILISNLIFLGYFDNIFINFISPFLFILGFYLLLKNSKEEFFTTGLWIGILWFYWISFSLIYYDFGFFIPLEIFGISIVYALIFLFIGFFSNLFIRAVLLLTIKFIHPLGFDWLNFEVMLVEGIFDPSLRGLGVIFLSIVIFIKFKKFKFIAPFLLIFGLQFTQNESKFLPFDIKLTQTNVSQDIKWEKAHAQNIIHENIVLIDKAMIAKKDVVVLPENAFPLFLNLEPNLLKLLKERSHNITIITGALAYENQKSYNSTYVFKNGEFSRYDKFILVPFGEEIPLPKFIKEPINKIFFNGAMDFSKANNYSDYDINGVKIRNAICYEATRSETYKKSPNFMIAISNNAWFRPSTQPMLQHLIIKYYATKNNTTIYHSVNGSKSEIIAPKKLWINELLDALNNN; this is translated from the coding sequence ATGAAGCAAAAAATTCGTTATTCATTTTTTTCCTTTGTAAAATTTTTTTTAAGAACATATTTTAACACTAAAATTATAATAAAAGGCTTTGTTAATGCAATTCTTATATCAAATTTAATATTTTTAGGATATTTTGACAATATTTTCATAAATTTTATCAGTCCGTTTTTATTTATTTTAGGATTTTATTTATTGCTCAAAAACTCTAAAGAGGAGTTTTTTACAACCGGACTTTGGATTGGGATTTTATGGTTTTATTGGATTAGTTTTAGCTTGATTTATTATGATTTTGGTTTTTTTATACCACTTGAGATATTTGGAATTTCTATAGTTTATGCACTTATATTTTTATTTATAGGATTTTTTTCAAATCTATTTATAAGAGCTGTTTTATTATTAACAATCAAATTTATTCATCCACTTGGTTTTGATTGGTTAAATTTTGAAGTTATGCTGGTTGAAGGTATTTTTGATCCAAGTTTAAGAGGACTTGGTGTTATTTTTCTAAGCATAGTTATATTTATAAAATTTAAAAAGTTTAAATTTATAGCTCCATTTTTACTTATTTTTGGCTTGCAATTTACACAAAATGAGTCTAAATTTCTACCATTTGACATAAAACTCACTCAAACCAATGTAAGTCAAGATATAAAATGGGAAAAAGCTCACGCACAAAATATAATACATGAAAATATAGTTTTGATAGATAAAGCTATGATAGCAAAAAAAGATGTAGTAGTTTTACCAGAAAATGCTTTTCCTTTGTTTTTAAATTTAGAACCAAATTTGTTAAAACTTTTAAAAGAAAGATCGCATAATATTACAATAATCACTGGGGCTTTAGCATACGAAAATCAAAAATCATACAACTCAACTTATGTTTTTAAAAATGGAGAATTTTCAAGATACGATAAGTTTATTTTAGTTCCATTTGGCGAAGAAATTCCTCTTCCAAAATTTATCAAAGAACCTATTAACAAAATTTTTTTTAATGGAGCAATGGATTTTAGCAAAGCAAATAATTATAGCGATTACGATATAAATGGCGTAAAAATACGCAACGCAATATGTTATGAAGCAACAAGAAGTGAAACCTATAAAAAATCCCCAAATTTTATGATAGCAATAAGCAATAATGCATGGTTTAGGCCATCAACACAACCAATGCTTCAACACTTAATTATAAAATATTATGCAACAAAAAACAACACAACCATATATCATAGTGTAAATGGAAGTAAAAGCGAAATAATAGCACCTAAAAAGCTCTGGATAAATGAGCTTTTAGACGCTTTGAATAATAATTAA
- the yajC gene encoding preprotein translocase subunit YajC — MNNEFFASLLPLIVLFAIFYFLVIRPQQKQAKAHKAMIESLSKGDKIITNGGFVCEVVKPEDDFIKVKLNDDVIVRLDRAFVAKKLDA, encoded by the coding sequence ATGAATAACGAATTTTTTGCTTCATTGTTACCTCTTATCGTGCTTTTTGCGATATTTTATTTTTTGGTTATAAGACCTCAACAAAAACAAGCTAAGGCGCATAAAGCCATGATAGAATCGCTATCTAAAGGCGATAAAATCATAACAAATGGTGGATTTGTTTGTGAAGTTGTAAAACCAGAAGATGATTTTATCAAAGTTAAACTTAATGATGATGTAATTGTTAGGCTTGATAGAGCTTTTGTTGCAAAGAAATTAGATGCGTAG
- the secD gene encoding protein translocase subunit SecD, giving the protein MRSPSISKSKITYRLIIFTIATIFSLFFCMPTFLSSYVDDNKTANSSILNFLTTGPKINLGLDLKGGLYMLLGVDTNETIKSKMKSIASSVNYYLTKEEILVDKFKMNEDNLYFSIIDEQEQIKIDTMLKSIKGLDIKKGSKDYTINLTEEEKAATAKFAIDQAVETIRNRLDMFGLAEPTVAKQGEEKILVELPGIKTAQDEERARELIAKSAHLQLMALDEKRQNLAQSITQKDARAYGDIVLSDVKNEQFKYLIKEIPILDGAMLIDAKVAFDQRNNMPIINFTLNTEGARIFGDFTGANVGNRLAIVLDNKVYSAPVINERIGGGSGQISGRFSVEEANDLAIALRSGALLAPVHVLEKRSIGPSLGQDSIDKSMVALYGASILVILFMAWYYMIAGIFANIALITNILLLIATMSFFGATLTLPGMAGIVLTVGMAVDANVIINERIREMFQSGASVRLAIEKGYENAMSAIIDSNLTTLITSAALYAYGTGPIKGFAVTMSIGILASMLTAILGTHGMFEFFVNKIEKSGNLKLWFGYKVRKVENANI; this is encoded by the coding sequence ATGCGTAGTCCTAGTATTTCTAAGTCAAAAATAACATATAGACTAATTATTTTTACTATAGCAACTATTTTTAGCCTATTTTTTTGTATGCCAACATTTTTAAGCTCTTATGTAGATGATAATAAAACAGCGAATTCTTCTATATTAAATTTTTTAACAACTGGACCAAAAATAAATCTTGGCTTAGATCTTAAGGGTGGTTTATATATGCTTCTTGGCGTTGATACAAATGAAACAATAAAATCAAAAATGAAATCTATTGCTTCTAGTGTAAATTATTATTTGACAAAAGAAGAAATTTTAGTAGATAAATTTAAGATGAATGAAGATAATTTGTATTTTTCTATTATAGATGAGCAAGAGCAAATTAAGATAGATACTATGCTTAAAAGTATAAAAGGTCTTGATATAAAAAAAGGAAGTAAGGATTATACTATAAATTTAACCGAAGAAGAAAAAGCTGCAACTGCTAAATTTGCCATAGATCAAGCTGTTGAAACTATAAGAAATAGACTTGATATGTTTGGTCTTGCTGAGCCAACTGTTGCAAAACAGGGTGAAGAGAAAATTCTTGTTGAGCTTCCTGGTATAAAAACAGCCCAAGATGAGGAAAGAGCAAGAGAACTTATAGCAAAATCGGCTCACTTGCAACTTATGGCTCTTGATGAAAAAAGGCAAAATTTAGCTCAAAGTATAACTCAAAAAGATGCAAGGGCTTATGGTGATATAGTTTTAAGTGATGTTAAAAATGAACAATTTAAATATCTCATAAAAGAAATTCCTATACTTGATGGAGCTATGCTTATAGATGCAAAAGTTGCTTTTGATCAAAGAAATAATATGCCTATTATTAATTTTACTTTAAACACAGAAGGTGCTAGAATATTTGGTGATTTTACTGGTGCTAATGTTGGAAATAGACTTGCTATAGTGCTTGATAATAAAGTTTATTCTGCTCCTGTTATAAATGAAAGAATAGGTGGCGGAAGTGGTCAGATAAGTGGAAGATTTAGTGTTGAAGAGGCAAATGACTTGGCGATTGCACTAAGAAGTGGAGCTCTTCTTGCTCCTGTGCATGTTCTTGAAAAAAGAAGTATAGGACCAAGTTTAGGTCAAGATAGTATAGATAAATCTATGGTAGCTCTTTATGGTGCTTCTATCTTGGTTATACTTTTTATGGCATGGTATTATATGATAGCTGGTATTTTTGCAAATATAGCTCTTATTACAAACATTTTACTACTTATTGCCACTATGTCATTTTTTGGAGCAACGCTTACTCTTCCTGGTATGGCAGGAATTGTCTTAACAGTTGGTATGGCAGTAGATGCGAATGTTATAATAAATGAAAGAATAAGAGAGATGTTTCAATCAGGTGCTAGTGTGCGATTAGCCATAGAAAAAGGTTATGAAAATGCTATGAGTGCGATTATAGATTCAAATTTAACTACACTTATAACAAGTGCAGCTCTTTATGCTTATGGCACTGGTCCTATTAAAGGATTTGCAGTTACAATGAGTATAGGTATATTAGCTTCTATGCTAACTGCAATTTTAGGAACTCATGGTATGTTTGAGTTTTTTGTAAATAAAATCGAAAAAAGTGGAAATTTAAAACTATGGTTTGGCTATAAAGTAAGAAAGGTAGAAAATGCAAATATTTGA
- the secF gene encoding protein translocase subunit SecF, whose translation MQIFDKGKIYDFMSYRYHSLVISFLLIIASIFFMATKGFNYGIDFSGGTLIQVRYDSPAPISKIREKFDTIESLKGASVTEFGSKEEITIRYSGSSSSIGEDPAAAMSELLKDTGNFEIRRVDIVGPKVGDELRKSAIMALSISLILILIYLAFRFEWKFALAAIVGEFHDVIITLGVISFFEIDVNLDILAAVLTIIGYSLNDTIIVFDRIREGIKESKNTDIFHIINESVSKTLSRTILTSFTTFISVFVLYLFGGDMIHGFSFVVLIGVIAGTLSSVFVAAQALMWFKFSVIDYRNFLEQKLKKKKEKERMRALYEKGTI comes from the coding sequence ATGCAAATATTTGATAAAGGAAAAATTTATGACTTTATGTCATATAGATATCACTCTTTAGTCATTTCATTTTTACTCATTATTGCTTCTATATTTTTTATGGCAACAAAAGGATTTAATTATGGCATAGATTTTTCTGGCGGAACTCTTATACAAGTAAGATACGATTCGCCAGCACCGATATCTAAAATAAGAGAGAAATTTGATACTATAGAATCTTTAAAAGGTGCTAGTGTGACGGAATTTGGTTCAAAAGAAGAAATAACTATAAGATATTCTGGTTCAAGTAGTTCCATAGGAGAAGATCCAGCTGCAGCTATGTCTGAATTACTAAAAGATACTGGAAATTTTGAGATAAGAAGAGTTGATATAGTTGGGCCAAAAGTTGGAGATGAACTAAGAAAAAGCGCTATAATGGCTCTAAGTATATCACTTATTTTAATTTTAATATATCTAGCTTTTAGATTTGAATGGAAATTTGCTCTTGCTGCCATAGTTGGAGAATTTCATGATGTTATTATTACTCTTGGCGTTATATCTTTTTTTGAAATAGATGTAAATTTAGATATATTGGCGGCTGTTTTAACTATAATTGGCTATTCTCTCAATGATACTATTATCGTTTTTGATAGGATAAGAGAGGGGATAAAAGAAAGTAAAAACACTGATATATTTCATATTATTAATGAATCTGTTTCAAAAACTTTATCAAGGACTATTCTTACATCGTTTACTACATTTATAAGCGTTTTTGTATTATATCTTTTTGGTGGAGATATGATACATGGATTTTCTTTTGTTGTTTTAATTGGAGTTATAGCTGGAACACTAAGCTCTGTTTTTGTAGCCGCACAAGCTCTTATGTGGTTTAAATTTAGTGTTATTGATTATAGAAATTTTTTAGAGCAAAAACTAAAAAAGAAAAAAGAAAAAGAAAGAATGCGGGCATTATATGAAAAAGGCACTATATAA
- a CDS encoding DUF6394 family protein: MNWGRVIFIFFSLMSLTTTAGFLYDQNEIALFIAASVNLISTLLKTGIKSDLSTELFASSLVADLHLIPAFTVIQVSGNMTVVYSLVIGAAIANVFSLMLVLVESQKVRDEF; this comes from the coding sequence ATGAATTGGGGTAGAGTAATATTTATATTTTTTTCGCTAATGTCACTAACCACAACAGCTGGTTTTTTGTATGATCAAAATGAGATTGCACTATTTATTGCTGCTAGCGTAAACTTAATTTCTACTCTTTTAAAAACCGGTATTAAAAGTGATCTTTCTACAGAGCTTTTTGCAAGCTCTTTAGTTGCAGATTTGCACTTGATACCTGCTTTTACTGTTATACAAGTAAGTGGAAATATGACAGTGGTTTATTCTTTAGTTATAGGTGCTGCAATAGCAAATGTGTTTTCGTTGATGCTTGTTTTGGTTGAATCTCAAAAAGTCAGAGACGAATTTTAG